Within Xanthomonas oryzae pv. oryzae, the genomic segment TGCGACGTGCGATCTCGGCAATGGCCTGCGCCGAGGGGCTGGCCGGATAGGCCTTGATGACCGGTTGCTGGCGCTGCACCGACAGGCGCAACCAGTCGTCCTGCGGCACGTGGCCGAGGTAGTTCAGCGAGACGTCGCCCAGGAACTTTTCGCACACGCGCGAGAGCTTGTCGTACAGCAGGCGCCCTTCATTGGGGTCGCGCACCATGTTGGCGATGATCTGCAGGCGGTCCACGCCGCGTTCGCGCGAGAGCACCTTGATCAGCGCGTAGGCGTCGGTGATCGAGGCCGGCTCGTCGCAGACCACCACCACGGTGTCCTGGGCGGCCTGGCAGAAGGTCAACACGCTGTCGGTGATGCCGGCGGCGGTGTCGATGACCATCACGTCCAGGTCGCGTTCCAGTTCGGAGAACACGTTGACCAGGCCGATGTGCTGGGCCGGGGCCAGTTCGGCCATGTGACGGCGGCCGGAGGCGGCCGGCACCACCAGCACGCCGCCGGGGCCTTCGATGATGACTTCATCCAGCGTGCAACGGCCGGCGATCAGGTCGGCCAGGGTGTACTTGGGCGCCAGGCCCAAGACCACATCCAGGTTGGCCAGGCCAAGGTCGGCGTCCAGCAGCAGCGTGCGTTTGCCCATGTCGGCAAGCGCCACGGCCAGGTTGGCGGAGATGTTGGTTTTGCCCACGCCACCCTTGCCACCGGTCACGGCAATGGTGCGCACCGGGCCCAAAGGCTCGGGACGGGTCGCCGACAGGTGGAAGGCGTTGGTCAGCTTGGCGTATTCACGCGACTGCATGGTTGTGCTCCGGAGTACAGGGCTTATCGGCAGCGCGCCGCAAATCTTCAAGGCGAAGAACGAGACTGGCGGCATTGGCGCGGTGCAGGTCGTCGGGGACCCGCTGTCCGTCAGTCACCCAGGTGATGGGCATTTGGTGGTCGACCACCACCGACAAGGCGCTGCCGAAGCTGCCGGTCTCGTCGAGTTTGGTCAGCACCACGCCTTGGGGTTTGGCGTGGGCGAAGCGGCGTACGACCTCGTCGAGGTCGGAAAAATGGGCGTTGGCAGGCAGCACCAGCAGCGAGGTGACCTGCTGGGCGGCGCGCAGCCAGTTCAGCTGGGCGGCCAGGGCGCGGTCGCGCTGGCCCATGCCGGCGGTGTCGATCAGCACCAGCTTGTAGTCGCGCAGGCGCTCGAACAGGTCAAGCAGGCTTTCGGCGCTGTCGGCTTCGTGCACCGCGATGCCGAGCTGACGGCCGTAGCTGTGCAGCTGCTCGCGGCCGCCGACGCGCTGGGTGTCGGTGGTGACCAGGGCCACGTCGCGCGGAGTGTGCTGTGCGGCGAAGCGCTGGGCGAGTTTGGCAATGGTGGTGGTCTTGCCGGCGCCGGTCGGGCCGACCAACGCGATCACGCCGCCGCGTTCCAGCGGGTCGACCGGGGCCACCGGCAGACGCTTGGACAGCAGGCCCAGCATCAGGCCGCGGCCACGGTGCAATTCGGTATCGGCCGGGATCTGCATGGCGACATCGCGGGTCAAGCCGGCATCGAAGCCGTAGTCGTCCATCAGCTCCAGCGCCTGCGCACGCGCCGGTGAGCCACGCAGGCGCTCGTCGGTGAGGCGGTTCATTTCGCGCTCGATCATCTGCCGCATCAGCGCCAGCTCACCGCGCAGCTGCTTGAGTTCTTCGTCGTTCTGCGGCGCCGGAGCGGCAGCAGCGACCGCCACGGCGGCCGGGGCGACCACGATCGGCGGCAGCGCGGCCGGCGGCAGGATCTGCGGCAGCGCGTCGTCCATGTCGAAGCCGTCGTCGTCCTGCTCGTCGTCGTCCTGCCCGTAAGAGGCGTGGGTGGCAAGCGCGGCGGCCATGATCGGCGTGCGTGCCTGCACCGGGGCAGCGTGGACCGGAGCCTGCACCGGAGCCTGCATCGGAGCGGTGGTCAAAAAGTCGGCGAACAGCTGTTCCGGCACGGCCGACAGCGCGTGTTCCTGGCGCGGTGCGGTGGTGACGGCCACCGCGTGCGCCAATGCCTGGGCGGCCGGCGAGGGGATGGATGCGGTGCGCACCGGTGCGGCGGCCGGCGCCTGGCGCGGCACGTTGACCGGCTGACGCAGCGCCATGGCGGCGATCATGTCTTCAGCGGCGTTGGCAACGCGCTGGCGCTGGCTCACGTTGGCGTTGGCAGCCAGCTTGAGCGGGGCATGCACCGGCGCGGCAGGCTTGGTCGGGGCTTGCGGGGCAGGCGCCTGCTGGATGGGGGCCGCCGCATTATGTGCGGCGGCCGACGTCTCGGAGCGCGCGGTTTCCAGGGCGCGCTGCACGAGTTCTTCGTCGTAGTTGCTGGCAGCGACGATCTCGATGCCTTCGGCGGTACGGCGGTTGGACAGGATCACTGCGTCCGGGCCGTGTTCTTCACGCACCATGCGGAAGGCGGTGCGCATGTCCGGGGCAACGAAGCGTTTGATTTTCATGCGAATTGCCTCGAGGAACGGGACCCGCCGGACGCCGGACGGGTGCGCGATGAATGTGGGTGTGTTGCCAGCGTCATGAGGTGCCTGTCCCGGTCGTTGTTCCAAGTCCTGCGTTCGCTCCGGAGCGGTGCTGCTGCTGCGGTGTCGGCAGAGCTGATGCATGCGGTGTGCCAAAACGCGCTGTGCTGGGTTTCTGGCGCCGGAAGATAGAGGGCCGCGACAGGGGCGACGCAGTGCGTGCGGCTCGGCTGGGGCTTCACGTCACTGGCTTGACTTGCTTTTTGCCCAGGACGTTGAAACGCTGGCGTTAGCGTGCGGGCAGATGCGGCGGGGTAGCCGGCCTTTGCAGCCCTCAGGCATGGCCAGCGGCGTGCAATCGATTGGATGGTCAAACCAGTGGCGGCTTTCCGACGCCGGCTGTGGTGGTCGATCGCCGACCCGTCGCCGGTACTGATGGCGTGACGCTTGCCGGGTGCACGTGTGCGTCGTTGGGCGCGATGGGCCTTGCCGGTAAGCCCGGTCGCGCTCGGGGGCGCTTCTAAGGCGTGCGTTGGTTGGCGGACACATGCGGGCGTCTGCGGGATTCAGCTGATCGTACCCACCAGCTTCAGGCGCTTGTCTTCCGGCACTTCGCTGTAGGCCAGGACCGACAGGCTGGGGACGCTGTGGCGAACCAAGCGGGCCAGTGCGGCGCGTACCTGGCCGGGCACCAGCACCACCGCCGGTTCGTTGCGGGCTTCCTGTTTGCCGACGCACTCGGCCAGGCTCTGGTGCAGGCGTTCGGCCAGGCCCGGTTCCAGCGCCACGCCATTGCCGTGGGTGGATTCCTGTAGCACGCGCTCCAACTGCGGGGCCAGGGTGAACACCGGCAGTTCGGCCGACATGCCGGCGATTTCCTGCACGATAAAGCGGCCCAGCGAGGTACGCACTGCGGCAGTGAGGGTGGCCGGGTCCTGGCTGTGCGGGGCGTGTTCGACCAGTGCTTCGACGATCTTGCGCAGCTGGCGCACCGGGATCTTCTCGATCAGCAAGTTCTGCAGCACGCGCACCACGACCGACAGCGGCAGCGCCTTGGGGGTGAGATCTTCGACCATCTTCGGCGCAGTCTTGGCCAGCGTCGCCAGCAGCTGCTGCACCTCTTCGTGGCCGAGCAGTTCCGGGGCGTGTTCGCGGATCAGGTGCGACAGGTGGGTGGCGACCACGGTGGCCGGGTCGACCACGGTGTAGCCCATCGATTCGGCATAGGCGCGTTGATGCGGCTGGATCCAGGTGGCGTCCAGGCCAAATGCCGGGTCCTTGCCGGGGATGCCGTCGAGCTGGCCGAGCGCGCCGCCCGGGTCCAGCGCCAGCTCGCGGTCGGAATAGATTTCTGCGGTGGCCACCGGCACGCCGTGCACCAGCAGGCGGTAGGCGTTGGCGGACAACTCCAGGTTGTCGCGGATGTGCACCGGCGGGACCAGGAAGCCAATGTCCTGGGTGAGTTTGCGGCGCACCCCCTTGATGCGCGCCATGAGTTCGCCGCCCTGGTTCTTGTCCACCAGCGGGATCAAGCGGTAGCCAACCTCCAGGCCCAGGGGGTCGATCGGGCGCAGTTCGTCCCAGCTCAGTTCGGCGCTGGCTTGGGCAGCAGTGGCGGCCGCGGCGGCCTTGGGGTCGGTGGCGGGGGCGCCGGTCGGGGCGACCACCAGGCTGCGCTTGTACATTTTCCAGGCGATGACGCCGAGGATCAGGCCGAGCGTCAAAAACGCGACGTTCGGCATGCCCGGCACCAGGCCGACCAGGCCCAGGATGGCCGCGGCCACCGCCAGCGCGCGGTGCTGGCCGAACACCTGGCTGACCATGGCACCGCGCATGTCCTGCGCGCGCGAGGCGCGGGTCACCAGCAAGGCGACCGACGACGACACCAGCAAGGCCGGCAGCTGCGCCACCAACCCGTCGCCGATCGACAGCAGCGTGTAGGTGGACGCGGCATCCATGAAGCTCATGCCGTGCTGGAGCATGCCCACGGCCATGCCGCCGACCAAGTTGATGAACAGGATCATGATCGCGGCGATGGCGTCGCCGCGGATGAACTTGTTGGCACCGTCCATCGCGCCGTAGAAGTCGGCTTCTTCGCGGACTTCTTCGCGGCGGGCCTTGGCTTCCTCACGCGTCAGCAAACCGGCGTTGAGGTCGGCGTCGATGGCCATCTGCTTGCCGGGCATGGCGTCCAGGATGAAGCGCGCGGTCACTTCCGACACGCGCCCGGCACCCTTGGTGATGACCACGAAGTTGATGATGGTCAGGATCGCGAACACCACGATGCCCACGGCGTAGTTGCCGCCGATCACGAACTGGCCGAAGGCCTCGATCACCTTGCCGGCGGCGGCGTGGCCGTCCTGGCCGTTGATCAGGATCACGCGGCTGGAGGCGACGTTCAGTGCCAAGCGCAGCATCGTGGTCATCAACAGCACGATCGGGAAAATGGTGAATTCCAGCGGGCGCTGCACGTACACCACCGCCAGCAGCACCATCAGCGAGATGGCGATGTTGAAGGTGAACAGCGCATCCAGTACCGGTGCGGCCAGCGGCACCATCAGCATGGCCAGCATGGCCATCAGGGCCAGCGGGGCGCCCAGGCCGTTGCGCAGCAACTCCATGACGCGACGGGCATTCATCGGGGCGGGTTGGGCGCTCATGCGCTGGCTCCCTTGCCGAACTCATCCACTTCCAGCGAGGGCAATTCCGGCATCGGGCCGCCGTTCCAGCCACGCAGCTGGTAGACGTAGGAAAGGACCTGGGCCACGACGGAATAGAGTCTCACGGGAATTTCCTTGCCGACTTGCGCTTCCCTATACAAGGCGCGTGCCAACGGCGGTGCGGTGACGATGGCCACCCGGTGCTGCTCGCCCGCTTCGCGGATACGGAAGGCCATTTCGTCCACGCCCTTGGCCACCACGATCGGGGCGCGCATCTTGCCGCCTTCGTACTTGAGCGCCACCGCGTAGTGGGTCGGATTCATCAGGACCACGTCGGCCTTGGGCACCGCTTCCATCATCTGGCGCTGCGACATCTGCATCTGCATCTGGCGGATGCGGCCCTTCACTTCGGGGCTGCCCTCGCTTTCCTTCATCTCGCGCTTGATCTCTTCGCGCGTCATCTTCAGCTTTCGCATCCAGTTCCACTTCTGGTACGGCGCGTCGATGGCGGCCAGCAGCACCAGTGCGCCGGCGGTGTAGAACAGCAAGCTCTTGGTGAAGTCCAGCCCGTTGCCGACCGCCTGTTCTAGCGGCTGGCTCACCAGCGAGCGCAAGCCAGGCAGGCTCTTGGAGATGCAGAAACTGGCGGCCAGGCCGACGAACAACAGGCGCAGCACCGACTTGACCAGCTCGGCCAGACTATTGCTGCCCCACATGCGCTTGAGCCCGTTGGCCGGGTTGAGCTTGGTGAGGTCGGGCATGATCGCTTTGCCGGAAAAGTGCAGGCCGCTCATCAGCAGCGGGCCGGCCAGGCCGGCGGCCAGGCAGATGCCGATCAACGGCAGCATCACCCATAGCAACTGCAGCAGCAGATCGCCGAAATGGCCGAACAGCGCCATCGGGTTTTCGCGCATCGTCGGGTCCGGGCTGAGCGCGGTCTCCATCCACGCCGTAGCGCCATCGCCGATGCCGCGGGCCAGCGCCATCAACGCGAACACGCCGGCACCGAACACGGCCGCCGTCGACAGCTCGCGCGACTGCGGGATGTTGCCCTGCTCACGGGCCTCGCGCAGACGTTTTTCGGTGGGAAGCTCTGTACGCTCGCCGCCGTCTTCGGACTCGGACATGGAGGTGCCGGTGGGGGATTAGCCCAACTGATGCAAGCGGCGTTCCAGTGCGTGGAATCGGGAATCGGAACAGCAGTGGCGGCACGTGGCGTTGCGGCGTGTCGGGGCTGCCTGGTGGGGAGGGCCACACACGGGAGCTGGCAGGTTTCCACGGCGGTCCAGATCGCTGCTCGGCCCGGCCAGGGCGTCGTTGAGCGTGGAGGCCGGGTGGGCGTTCGTTCGACGCCGTTTGCAGCTCAGCGAGCCAGGCGGCGCGGGCCGTTGCGCTGGGCGACCACGGTGGCGATGAAGCGTTCGGCGTCCATCGGGCGGCCCAGCAGATAGCCTTGCAGTTGGTCGCAGCCCAGCCGTTCCAGGGTGTTGCGCTGGGCGATGGTTTCCACGCCTTCGGCGACTACCTGCAGACGCATGGTGTGGGCCAGTGCCACCACGGCGGCCACGATGGCGATGTCTTCGGCACTGCTGTCCATGGCCTGCACAAAACTGCGGTCGATCTTGAGCTCGTGCGCCGGCAGCTTGCGCAGATAAAGCAGGTTGGAATAGCCGGTGCCGAAGTCGTCGATGGCGATGCGCACGCCCAGTGCGTTGAGCTGTCCGAGGGTGCGCAGGCAGGCCTCGGCATCGCGCATGGCCATGGTTTCGGTGATTTCCAGGGTGAGCTGGCCCGGTGCCAGCATGAACTCGCTGAGCGTGGTGGCCACTTCGTCCAGCAAGCTGGGCGAGGCCAGCTGGATCGCCGACAGATTGACCGCCACCCGCCAGTCGCCGTGCCCGGCCGCGCGCCAGTCGTGCATCTGGCGGCAGGCCTGCCGCAGCACCCAGCTGCCGAGCAGGCCGATCATGCCGCTGCGTTCGGCCAGCGGGATGAAGCTGTCCGGCGGCACCAGGCCGCGTTCGGGATGCTGCCAGCGGATCAGCGCTTCGGCGCCGATCGGGCGGCCATCCTCGGCGCAGTATTTGGGCTGGTAATGCAGCACGAACTGGCCCAGCTCCAGCGCGCGCGGCAGTTCGTGCAGCAACTGCAGGCGTTCGCGGGTGGTGGCCGTCATCGAGCGTTCGAAAAAGCTGTAGCGGTTGCGGCCCGCGTGCTTGGCGTGGTTCATCGCCGCGTCGGCATGCGTCAGGAGCTGGGGACCGCTGGTGGCGTCTTCCGGGTACTGTGCGATGCCAAGGCTGCTGCTCAGACGCAACTCGTGGTTGGAAACCATGAACGGCACCGCCAGTGCCTGCACCAGATGCGCGGCGAGTGCGGCGGCATCTCCCGGGTCTGCAATGTCGGCCACCAGCACGAACTCGTCCGCACCCAGCCGTGCCAGGCTGCCATGCGCGCGCCGATGCGCGTTCAAACGTTCGGCCACCACCACCAGCAGGCGGTCGCCCAGCTGATGGCCGTAGCCGTCGTTGATCACCTTGAAGCCGTCCAGGTTGATCAGCATCACCGCAAAGCGCTGCCCCTGGCGCTGGGCGCGTTCGATGTTCTGCAGGAGATGCTCGTGCAGCAGCACGCGGTTGGGCAGTCGGGTGAGTGGATCGTGTAGCGCCGCCAGGGTCAGGTCAGCATTGGCCTTGGCCAGCGATTGCATCAGCACGTCGGTACGCTGCTGAAAACGGCGCGACAGCACCGAAATGACCAGCGCCAGTATCAGCAAGGCCAGGGTCACCAGCACCACTGCCGCCAGCCACGACAATGGCAGCTGCGTATCGGCCTCGACTCCACACAAACTGCCGGGTGCGAACCGCGCGGCGGCCATGTCGGTGTAATGCATGCCCACGATCGCCACGCCCATGATCACGGCGGCGATCATGCGCAGACTGTAGCGATGCCCGTCGTGGCGCAGCCGGAAGACGATCCATAACGCAGCGGCAGAGGCGACGATGGCGATGGCGATGGCGATGGCGATCGAGAGCCCGAACAGCAGTGGGTCATAGCTGATCGCCTTGACCATGCACAGCGCGCCCATGCCCATGTAATGCATCAGCGCAATGACCAGCCCCATCAGCAGCGCACCCAGGCCCAGCCGTGGCACGGACAAATCCGCGCGTGAGGTCAACCAGAGCGCTAGCGCGGAGGTCAGAATCGCCACGAGCATCGAATAGACCGTCAACGCCAGGTCATAGCCCACCGGAATCGGCAGGCGGAACGCCAGCATGCCGATGAAGTGCATCGACCAGATGCCAATACCCATGGCAATGGCGCCGCCGGACAGCCACGCGGCTGCGAAGCCGACACGGCTGGCAGTCATCCATGCGACTAGCGGCAGCGCGGTATAGAAGGCCAACACGGCCACCACCAGTGACAGCATCACCATGCCAAGGTTGTAGGTTCCGACCACCTATCCAGTTCCCACGTCGAAAGACGCGTTGCCCAAGACCTAGCGACCCCTCGCGCGACTTCTTGAGTGCAGGGGAGCGACCAATGTCATCAATGGTGCGTTGCCGCCAGATACGGCGCGCTTGAACCTGCTGCGGCCGCCCGGCCTGCGCAGGCGACATGCGCAATCACAGCGCGTTCGCGCGCTTCTCAACTGCCGGTGCAGCATGTGCGGCACTGGACGCGTGCGCGCGACATCCTTCGCGCGCGCCCTATGCCACCGAACTCTCCGGTTCCGCTGGTTCGATGCGATTACGGCCCGAGCGCTTGGCGCGATACAGCGCCTCGTCGGCACGCGCCAGCAACGACGCGGCGGTGTCGCCGACGCGGAACCAGGACACGCCCACCGAACAGGTCACCTGCAGCGGGCGTGCGGCACCCACTTCGTAGGGGGCCAGGCTGAGCGCTTCGTGGATGGCGCGCAGCCGGCGCTGGCTCTGTTGGATCACGCCCGGCAGCAACAGCAGCAATTCTTCGCCGCCGTAGCGGCCCACCTTGTCCGAATCGCGCAGGCAGGCCGTCAGCCGCGCGCCCACCGT encodes:
- the flhA gene encoding flagellar biosynthesis protein FlhA gives rise to the protein MNARRVMELLRNGLGAPLALMAMLAMLMVPLAAPVLDALFTFNIAISLMVLLAVVYVQRPLEFTIFPIVLLMTTMLRLALNVASSRVILINGQDGHAAAGKVIEAFGQFVIGGNYAVGIVVFAILTIINFVVITKGAGRVSEVTARFILDAMPGKQMAIDADLNAGLLTREEAKARREEVREEADFYGAMDGANKFIRGDAIAAIMILFINLVGGMAVGMLQHGMSFMDAASTYTLLSIGDGLVAQLPALLVSSSVALLVTRASRAQDMRGAMVSQVFGQHRALAVAAAILGLVGLVPGMPNVAFLTLGLILGVIAWKMYKRSLVVAPTGAPATDPKAAAAATAAQASAELSWDELRPIDPLGLEVGYRLIPLVDKNQGGELMARIKGVRRKLTQDIGFLVPPVHIRDNLELSANAYRLLVHGVPVATAEIYSDRELALDPGGALGQLDGIPGKDPAFGLDATWIQPHQRAYAESMGYTVVDPATVVATHLSHLIREHAPELLGHEEVQQLLATLAKTAPKMVEDLTPKALPLSVVVRVLQNLLIEKIPVRQLRKIVEALVEHAPHSQDPATLTAAVRTSLGRFIVQEIAGMSAELPVFTLAPQLERVLQESTHGNGVALEPGLAERLHQSLAECVGKQEARNEPAVVLVPGQVRAALARLVRHSVPSLSVLAYSEVPEDKRLKLVGTIS
- the flhF gene encoding flagellar biosynthesis protein FlhF, translating into MKIKRFVAPDMRTAFRMVREEHGPDAVILSNRRTAEGIEIVAASNYDEELVQRALETARSETSAAAHNAAAPIQQAPAPQAPTKPAAPVHAPLKLAANANVSQRQRVANAAEDMIAAMALRQPVNVPRQAPAAAPVRTASIPSPAAQALAHAVAVTTAPRQEHALSAVPEQLFADFLTTAPMQAPVQAPVHAAPVQARTPIMAAALATHASYGQDDDEQDDDGFDMDDALPQILPPAALPPIVVAPAAVAVAAAAPAPQNDEELKQLRGELALMRQMIEREMNRLTDERLRGSPARAQALELMDDYGFDAGLTRDVAMQIPADTELHRGRGLMLGLLSKRLPVAPVDPLERGGVIALVGPTGAGKTTTIAKLAQRFAAQHTPRDVALVTTDTQRVGGREQLHSYGRQLGIAVHEADSAESLLDLFERLRDYKLVLIDTAGMGQRDRALAAQLNWLRAAQQVTSLLVLPANAHFSDLDEVVRRFAHAKPQGVVLTKLDETGSFGSALSVVVDHQMPITWVTDGQRVPDDLHRANAASLVLRLEDLRRAADKPCTPEHNHAVA
- a CDS encoding MinD/ParA family protein, whose protein sequence is MQSREYAKLTNAFHLSATRPEPLGPVRTIAVTGGKGGVGKTNISANLAVALADMGKRTLLLDADLGLANLDVVLGLAPKYTLADLIAGRCTLDEVIIEGPGGVLVVPAASGRRHMAELAPAQHIGLVNVFSELERDLDVMVIDTAAGITDSVLTFCQAAQDTVVVVCDEPASITDAYALIKVLSRERGVDRLQIIANMVRDPNEGRLLYDKLSRVCEKFLGDVSLNYLGHVPQDDWLRLSVQRQQPVIKAYPASPSAQAIAEIARRTSRWQAPTVPRGNVEFFVERIIQRGVAA
- a CDS encoding putative bifunctional diguanylate cyclase/phosphodiesterase; its protein translation is MVGTYNLGMVMLSLVVAVLAFYTALPLVAWMTASRVGFAAAWLSGGAIAMGIGIWSMHFIGMLAFRLPIPVGYDLALTVYSMLVAILTSALALWLTSRADLSVPRLGLGALLMGLVIALMHYMGMGALCMVKAISYDPLLFGLSIAIAIAIAIVASAAALWIVFRLRHDGHRYSLRMIAAVIMGVAIVGMHYTDMAAARFAPGSLCGVEADTQLPLSWLAAVVLVTLALLILALVISVLSRRFQQRTDVLMQSLAKANADLTLAALHDPLTRLPNRVLLHEHLLQNIERAQRQGQRFAVMLINLDGFKVINDGYGHQLGDRLLVVVAERLNAHRRAHGSLARLGADEFVLVADIADPGDAAALAAHLVQALAVPFMVSNHELRLSSSLGIAQYPEDATSGPQLLTHADAAMNHAKHAGRNRYSFFERSMTATTRERLQLLHELPRALELGQFVLHYQPKYCAEDGRPIGAEALIRWQHPERGLVPPDSFIPLAERSGMIGLLGSWVLRQACRQMHDWRAAGHGDWRVAVNLSAIQLASPSLLDEVATTLSEFMLAPGQLTLEITETMAMRDAEACLRTLGQLNALGVRIAIDDFGTGYSNLLYLRKLPAHELKIDRSFVQAMDSSAEDIAIVAAVVALAHTMRLQVVAEGVETIAQRNTLERLGCDQLQGYLLGRPMDAERFIATVVAQRNGPRRLAR
- the flhB gene encoding flagellar biosynthesis protein FlhB, with product MSESEDGGERTELPTEKRLREAREQGNIPQSRELSTAAVFGAGVFALMALARGIGDGATAWMETALSPDPTMRENPMALFGHFGDLLLQLLWVMLPLIGICLAAGLAGPLLMSGLHFSGKAIMPDLTKLNPANGLKRMWGSNSLAELVKSVLRLLFVGLAASFCISKSLPGLRSLVSQPLEQAVGNGLDFTKSLLFYTAGALVLLAAIDAPYQKWNWMRKLKMTREEIKREMKESEGSPEVKGRIRQMQMQMSQRQMMEAVPKADVVLMNPTHYAVALKYEGGKMRAPIVVAKGVDEMAFRIREAGEQHRVAIVTAPPLARALYREAQVGKEIPVRLYSVVAQVLSYVYQLRGWNGGPMPELPSLEVDEFGKGASA